The DNA sequence TCAGTTTCCACGCCGAACTAGGTTCGCCCTTTTCCCTGCCACCTCTTTGTGCCCGCTGGCGATCACCTTCATCGTACACTGCGCTCCAGTCTGGAACCCAGCTTGCAAGATCTCTCCTGTTCTTCCGTGCCAAGTCACCATGCCAGATTTCCAGAGAGTGACTCCGACGAATAAGCTCCACGGCTGTTGCTCGGTACACATCGGCAACTGAGTCCTCATAGCTTGCCAAGGCAAGGAATCTCTGAGAATGGGATGCCAACCCCAGCAAGGCAAATACCTTGTCTCGCTCATCAGTTGCCCGTCTCGCGCTGAAGTCCTGGAGGAGAGTCAGCATAGGGGCGCCGAgattcttcttccactgGTTGCGTAAATCGCGGAAGCTCAGAACCTGGCGACAGAAGTACTGAAGCACCTTGATGCTATCGGGACGGAAGATTGTGGACATTTCGACAGAGGAGCTCGAAAGCGATGAGGCGGCAGCAATAAACATGTCCCATGGGCATGTCACTGTGCCGCAACGGACGACTGCCACTCGACTGACAATCATCTCCTGCACGACCCAGATGCGCTGCCACCATGGGTTGAGGAGCATACAGCGCAGGGTTTCCACCATAGTACCAAGCAGGTCGCAGGAGGGGTCCATGGCGGTGAGTTTGCGCATCCTGTCGACAAGGTCAGAAGTCAAGACTTCGTCGCCCAGTACCCGGAGGAGACAGAACATGTGGAATGTTGAAGAGAGATGCCGAGATCGAATCCGTGGCCGTTTGCTCCTATCGTTCattgggagggagggcatgGCTGAGGCGGAAAGTGCGGCCCAGAACTCTTCAAGGTGGACCCCATCGCGTTCGTCATTGTAAAAGTGTTGTTGGGTAGGAGCTTTGGAGATTATGTGGTGCTCGGAGAGGCGCTTTGGTCGGTGGTTCTTTCCATCGCCGAGGTACACCACAACTTGTGTGCCGCCTGAGTAAATGTCCTTCATCAGCTGGACTTGTTTACCCCTCTCCTTCAGATCGGATTGATCAATGCACTGGTATCAGGCTCTCATTAGCACCCTGTTTATACTTGAACAGCCGAAGAAACAGGGCACACAAACCAGCGCATCGATCCACATTTTCACAGGCTTCTCATGGTCTCTAAGGAAGAGTAGAGCGTTGGCCAGGTTGACAGTAACCGGCCATGTTCGACCCTCGAGTATGATGTTTTCGGTAACTCGAGGTGATCCCCTGTCCTCACATGTTCAGCTGACATAACTGTTAGCAGGGCAGCATCGTACCACATACCATGCATACGACAAGGTCGAATACTCAGTTATATCATCGACGTCCAGCGAGTGGCATGTCAGCTCACAGCTGATTGGATCCGTCCATTTTCCCGGCTTGATCGTCACCAGCCTTACCTCATCCGCATCACTCAGTTTATGGTAGTGATACGGGTCATTCTCGTCGGGGACCTCTGTGATCTTCAGCATCAACTCCTTGTTCGTCCATTCATCCTTCGGCGGTGCGGTTTGCTGCATGAGGAAAGCGGTTGACAGGATTGTGCGTGGTTTCCGCAGAGCAGCTCAATTGAGGGGTAGCGCAGCGGTAGGGGCCCGCAAATGTCAAGACAACGAGGCATGAAATCCAACCTGGTGACACAGCTGATGATTTTGGTATAATAGCAGACTGCTTATGGCTAGAGATAATATTTCATAACAGTATTGCAGTTTgtgagggtgaaggtgaggttgagggtgaggtaaCCGAGCACAGCCACGAGCATCTCATGCAGGCAAATCTCACAGCGGCCTAATTCTGCCCGAAAAGGCAATAATACTGCACCTTGGATCCTTCATGAATAATGAGGCCCCCAAACCATGCTGGTGATTGTTGAGCATCTTACAACAGTGGCATTCCACCAAGAGCCAAGCCAGCCTATTGCCTAAGTCGACCAATCGTAACTTTACATGGATCTACCCAGCCTTTCAATTCCGCCCAAGCGTGAGATGGGTTACATCGCAAGCGGACGGAGAGAGGCTGTGCATTTGAACAGCTGAcatcttgatggtggttaTAAAGAAGATTCAACTGCCCTGTAGGGTGGCACCCGGTGTTGATCgttcaccaacaacaacgataacaacaacaacaacaaacgaACACCTCGGCCCAACCAGTGGTCCCACCGCTCAAGATGGACAGCAAATCCCAAGTTTCAGCTgcacaaaacaacaacacgaaGAGATTTTCTCTAGAGTCCGAGTCTTCCGTCGGGCAGTTTACCCTGAAAGAGGGACAATCCTCAGGCGAGACCAAGCCAAAGAAATCCAGCAGACTTAGTAAATTCTTATCGAAGATGCAAAGCCCTGCCGTCCGAAACGGCGCGCAGTTGCaagagaaggacaaggaggaagagaagcgcacgggggtgaagaagaaggatgattCGGAGAACCCGTATGTGACGGAGTTGATGTCTGATTATCGCTATGTGCTTTGATGATAGCTATGGTTCACAATGTGAGGAGTTAAGGATGGGGACGGGAGCGGTGGTACGCTGCATAGATAAGGTACCTATGAGTTAGAACCAGGGTTTGAATAGACCATCTTGTAGATATCAAAATTCCCGTGTTCATTGATGAAGTACGGAACTGTCCGAGGTCCCTTGCACTCTATTGTTATGGACCATCTTGCTTTAGGCTACAATAGGTAGACATAGCCTATACCTGGAAACAGAAGGAAGGAGATGGGATCTGATGCCTACAAACTGAGAGCTCGTCGGTCTTCTTAAGCAAGATACATAGACGTTacatccctcccaaacctctTATTAAAAAggctcaccatcaaccacctaGTTATAAAAGACCGCCTAATTACCTACTAACCTTGGGCTAGTAATTCTATTATTATCCCAGCCACAAAGCCTTTAATCCAATCATATTGAAGTCTGGTCTAAACACTTTGAAGCTCTGATCCAAGCCATTCAAAGCCGTTATCCTAGCTTGATATAAACGTAATCTAAGCATTCGAGCAACTGTATCTAAGCTCGGCATCCCGATAAAAATGCCCCATATCCAATTTCGGCAGTCTTTTTTATTTATGGCAATAACCAGGTATTTACCGGATTATAAATTCCACTAGATGGGTCAAAGTTAGCTAGAGCttgcgaagaagaagatatGTTTACCTACACGAAACTCTGGGCCAATAGGAAAGGTTGGCCTCGATCTCTACTGAGCATGGCCTGCTCTTCCATCTCCGAGCAGGCATGAGCTAGAGAAGCCTAAACCCTTTCACCAATCATTTCCACAAAACACGATACAGCGCAGTTACCTTAGGTGCCTATTCTCCGACTTACGAAACGTGTTCCGCCTGCGCACATCTCTGTCTCAAGCATTATGCAACAAATCCCTCAGGGTGGCATACGGCGAGAATATTCGCTTACCCGGTTGAGTCAGGTAAAGCTCGAGGCCGACGACAGCACTCCAGAGGACCAACTATATGAGGCTCCCGGTTTTAATCGGCATTCAAGGATAGATTTAGGCTACCGCGCTGCGCTAGTCGAGGGAATATGGGGGACGAGACTATTTGATGCGACACAGTTTGACCCTTGTGCCCACATCACGACGAGGTAGCTATCAGCTAGACTGAGACAAGACTCGCCGCAGGGAAGAACACCAAATCTTTCTGCTCGGTCCTGAGGTGAACAACTGGACACGAGAGACCTTGCAAAAGCTACAGCAAAAGCTTTTGGAAGAGCCTGATCTCGGCTTCATCAGACAAGCCCTCGTCACTCTGCCTTCTCTTTCATCCATACTCGGACAACAACTCGGCCTCGACTTCCACCCTGGACGAAGCTTTCATGAGCTGGCTGACTTTGCTCAGGGCGgtcagcttctccttgacaaTGATAGCTGGCGACATAACACCTTGCTGGCCCCATTGACAGTCGTGTCTCAGGCGATAGATCTCGCCGTTCAGTTTTCTCGTCTTCATCCTGACGAGCCTCTGTTGAAATCCCATCAACAGGTTCAAGGCTTCTGCATTGGATGGCTTTCTGCGGCCTCCCTCTCAGCATCCAACAACTTCGGTGCTTCAAGCGGAATATCGCTGCTGCCTTATGCCTTGCTGCTTGTATCGGCACAACAGTTGATGCTGACAACCGGATCCTTTCGGACCAAGCATCGGCTATTTGTGTTCGACTCAAGACACAAGCTGACAGATCATTGTTGGAGACATTGTTGGACCAAATCTCAGGTGTAAGTGCCCCTATCATACCCTCACTGAAAAACACTCACACTGAACAGGGCTACATCTCTTGTTTTCTGGATGAAAATGTCTTTACCGTCACTGCCCCCAATAGCAAACGACATTGGCTGGAAGCACAGCTGCAGATAGCAACCTTTTCATGGACCGACATTGGCCTCTCCGGTTTCTACCACCACACACAGTATGAAGAGAGAGCCCAGGCCCTCAAAAGGATCTGTTTTGACCCAGAACTCCGACTTCCCGCCGCTTCAGAACTGCAAACACCACTCAGATCCACCGCCGACACCAACATCATAACATCCGACTCGGCACCACTGCACGAGATTGCCATTGACCTCATCCTGTGCAAACGAGCACATTGGATTCAGACGTTGCGCAAAACCATCGAGAACGTTGGCAACTTCATGTTCATCCCCATCGGGTCACACACTAGTTGTCTCGTGCCCCGTTCTCTTGTTCACCCTACATCGCCCACCATGCGTTCTCTCGGACCAAAAGACGAGATTGCCATTATTGGCATGTCTGCTCGCTTCCCTGGTACGGATTCTCTATCAGAATTCTGGAAACCTCCTGATGTCTGCGGGCAAGACTGGATTCGGGCCTCTTCCAGGATCCTGGTTTGATGCATCTCACCCTAGCATCACATCGCGTTGCCCCGAAGCAAAATATCACGGAAACTTCCTTCGTGAAGACATTGTCAAGGGATTCGATCACCGCTTCTTTGGAGTTTCAGGACGAGAAGCCAAGAGCATGGATCCCCAGCAGAGATTGGTGCTTCAGGTTGCCTATGAGGCATTGGCGACCGCTGGCTACCACCAGGCCAGAGCCGGAGCACAAACCTCCGAGGTTGGGGTGTACATTGGCGTGGGCGAGGTAGAGTACCAGCATAACCTTGCCGGTCACCAAGCCACCTCTTTCAGTGCTGTGGGCTTGTTGAGGAGCTTCATCAGTGGCCGTGGCCGCGGGCCTCATCAAGACTGTCCTCATGATGCACTACAAGAccatccctccccaagcTGGATTCAACAGTCTCAATCCTCGTATCAAGACCGGCCCTAGGGACATGATAACTGTCCCCAAGGTTTCTCATCCCTGGAACCCGACCCATTCTAGAGTTGCCCTGATCAACAACTATGGCGCCGCAGGAAGCAACGCCGCCATTCTCGTGCGGGAACACAAGCGACCAGCTATACCAGCTCTGGCTTCGACTCCTACTCCTTTTCCAATTCTTTTGTCTGGAAAATCTCCCAGTCATGTTCAAGCTATGATTACTCAGCTCAAGGCTTGGAGACCACTCGGCGCTGCATTCGACAACATTGtctacaacatcaacaagacCCAAAATCCTCAGTTTGCTCACAGGATCGCCATCACTGCGCAAATCCACGAGGACATGCTTGCACAGCTTGATAGGGCAACAGTGGCTGCCGACTCACTTCCAGTGGTCCTTGCATTCGGCGGGCAGACTGGGCGAGGTGTCTCCATTTCTCGACGTGTTTACGATGCAAGTCCCGTGCTGCGCAAACACCTGGTAAGTCGATGTTCCTCTGCAGCTCGAGCTAGAATACTAACAGACCTTTTCTAGAACGACTGCAATAATGCGTGTGTTgctctttcccttcccccaatTCTCCCCGATATCCTGTCGCCATCGACTTCAGATGACATCATCCGCCAGCACTGTCAACTACTCGCCCTGCACGTGTCCACAGCGCGTTCTTGGCTCGATGCGGGACTTGATGCATCAAACGTTACTCTTGTCGGCCACAGCTTTGGGCAAATATCTGCTTTGGTTGTGGCAGGCTCGTTGTCAATGCAGGATGGCTTCCGATTTGTTGCCAGCCGCGCCAGGTTGCTTCGTGAACACGGCGAGATTGGGTCTATGCTTTCTGTCGAGTGTCTCGAGTCTCAAGCCAAGGATATCATGAAGAGAGTCAACAAAAGTCTGCAGCAAACCGGCAAGAGAGTAGAAATTGCCTGCTACAATGGTGTGTCCAGTTATGTCCTCTCTGGGGGTCAGGAAGCCATCATCCAGGCGGGCACCTCTGTCCGCAGCAACAGATCAAGTGTCTGAAACTGGCAAGCACACATGCCTACCACTCACATATGACGGAACCGATTCTTGAAGAGCTCGCAACGACCTCTTAAAGACTCGCTATTAAGCTACCAAATCTGAGGATCGAGACGTGCACCGAGGTAGGATGGGATCAATTCACACCCGAAAACTTGGTCAGACATACCAGAGAACTGGTCTTCTTTGCCAATGCTATCAACCGCATCGCTTCTTCCTATTCTCAAGGGGCTATCTGGCTTGAGGCGggctcctcttccccagTAATTCCCATGATCAGGCGGATTGTCTCAGGACGCAGATCGCCAGACATCTTTCTGTCTGCCAACCTGGGCGACGACAATGCAATGGCTAATCTCTGCTCCTTGACATCCAAAATCTGGCAGTCGGGAGGAAATGTGCAGTATTGGCCTTTCCTAAAGTCCAATAAGCACGCCTTTGTCCCTGCTCCCCTTTATCAGTTTGACCTGACGCAACACTGGATCGACTACAAACCTACGGGACTGGAGCTCGAGCACTAACAGGCAAAGGCTCCTTCTGCCGATGTCATCACGCTTCTTGAAGTCGACCAGGTATCCAGAAAACACATATTCGAGGTCAACACCGAGACTGCGCTTTTTCAGCTTGCAACAAAGGGTCACGCTGTTGCTGGGCACGCCTTGTGTCCCGCATCGATGTACCTTGAAGTAGTTGTGAGATGCCTCCGACTGGCTGCAGACACGCCCTCCGACGACTTGATCATGCCCCATTTTGAGGCTTTGACCATGTCATCACCCCTTGGAATCAGCCAGACAAAAACCATGGTGTTTTTGACCCAGGATAATACTGCCGCCAAGTCATGGTCATTCAGCATTTCCAGCCTCAACGCCCAAAACGCTTCCACAGAACATGCAAAGGGACGAATTGCATTGTCCTCCTCCGAGACAGATGCTCAGCTCGCAACCATGGCAAAAATGTTTCGGAGGTCTCGTCTTGATCGGCTTGACACTCTGGGGTCCTCTAGCAAAGTGGCTGGTCCCATGCTCTACCAGCTGTTTTCTAGCGTCGTAGACTACGCAACCTACTACCAAGCGGTCAAGTCCCTGACAGCCCATGGACACGAGGCGGTCGGTGTTGTGAGTgttccatcaccatcccctgGTCTTGACAAGGGGGTTTGCGACCCTTTGACTCTGGACAGCTTTCTCCAGGTAGTCGGCATTCACGTCAACTGTCTTCGCCCCAAGGACGTTGGACAGGTGTTTATGTGTACTGCCATTGAGGAGATTCTCTTGTCTCCAACATACGCGCAGTCTTCCACAGGTTGGAACGTTTATACTAGGTACGACGCGGCATCGGAAGGCGAAATGACCAACGATATTATGGTGTATGACGCACAGACCAATGCGTTGGCTGTTGCCATCATGGGCGCCACTTTCAAGAGCGTCTCCCTGAAGTCATTGGAACGAATTCTTTCACGACTCAATGACACACCACACTCGGTCGTCCACAAACCTCGTCCCATCCAGCCTGTTCAGCCTATGCAAGCAAcgctcccacccaccactccAACACCTCAGCAAGAGGACAAGCACATGGTCAAGGTAAGTCTTGCAGAGCTTTTGCCAATTTCTTCTAGCTCTAACCCCTCCTGTATAGATCACCCCCAGTCAACCATCTACAGAGCCACATGATGTCAGCCAAatgctcagcagcatcatTGAGATGCCTGCTGATGAGATCACATCCAAGAGCACTCTGGTAGAACTTGGCATCGACTCGCTCCTGGCTAGCGACGTTTTGGTCGAGATTAAAAGCTTATTCGGAGTCAAATTCTCACAGGCTGAGCCGTTGGCATGCGCCAATGTAGACGATCTTGTTCGCCTCGTGCAAGCAGACTCTACCGCATCGGCATCTCCCCAATCAGCATCCAAAGTTCTCAGATACGACAGTTTCAACACAGTCAACTCAGAGCCGGCAATTAGTTCAGGACTTTCTGACTATGGGACAGATTCGCACGATTCATCGTGCCCTGCAGACTTTACGGACGATGATGGAACAAGCAGTTCAGAATCTGACCATGCTGATATGGACAAGCTGACTGATGTCGGAAATACCGTTACTTACACTCAGCATGCTCGCGACACCCGATTTTCGGGATTCTGCAATGACGTCTACCCCATCCAGTCCCGGCTTGTCACGCAGTATGTAGTGGCGGCATTTGCAGACTTGGGCTGTGACTTGAGTGTCCTGGTTTCAGGATCAACCGTTCCATTCATCACTCGATTCGAGCCCAGGCACAAGATGGTTGGGGAACAATTATACAGGATCTTGGAGGATTCGAAGCTCATTGTGCGTGATGGTCAAAACAACTATCGCCGTACAAGCGTACCCCTCGACAAAAGTTCTGCCTTTGACCTCCACGCTGTCATGCTCTCACAGTACCCGCAGCATGCATCCGAAACAAAGCTTTTGCACGCCACAAGCTCCAGGCTTTCAGCCTGTTTAACTAGCGCAGCTAATCCAATCGACATCCTTTTTGGGTCTGCAGCGGCACGGGCTCTGCTCGAAGATGTCTATTTGAACGCCCCCATGTTCAGAACCGGGACGTTAGTCCTGGTTGATGTCATTTCTTCTCTTGTGCAGACAAGCACTCGAAAGACTATCCGCATCTTGGAAATTGGTGCTAGAACAGGTGGAACAACACGCCCTCTTTTGCAAGCACTGAGCCAGATGGAGAGGCCTGACATGAAAATCAAGTACACCTTTACCGATTTATCGCCCTCCCTTGTTGCGGCAGCCAAGAGAAAGTTCACTTCCTTGGCTGCGTCCAATGCCCGACCAGAAAGACTCAAGATGGAGATGCGTTTCACCACTCTCGACATTGAGTCTGCCGACACCAAGCATAATGAGCATTACGACGTCATTCTGTCCACCAACTGTATCCATGTTACCAAAGACTTGGTGATTTCCACCGGTAATATCCGAAAGCTGCTGGATCCTGTTGAGGGTGGGTTGTTGTGCTTGGTGGAGCTGACGAGAAATCTGTTTTGGTTTGATCTTGTGTTTGG is a window from the Podospora pseudocomata strain CBS 415.72m chromosome 6, whole genome shotgun sequence genome containing:
- a CDS encoding hypothetical protein (COG:S; EggNog:ENOG503P31G), translated to MKDIYSGGTQVVVYLGDGKNHRPKRLSEHHIISKAPTQQHFYNDERDGVHLEEFWAALSASAMPSLPMNDRSKRPRIRSRHLSSTFHMFCLLRVLGDEVLTSDLVDRMRKLTAMDPSCDLLGTMVETLRCMLLNPWWQRIWVVQEMIVSRVAVVRCGTVTCPWDMFIAAASSLSSSSVEMSTIFRPDSIKVLQYFCRQVLSFRDLRNQWKKNLGAPMLTLLQDFSARRATDERDKVFALLGLASHSQRFLALASYEDSVADVYRATAVELIRRSHSLEIWHGDLARKNRRDLASWVPDWSAVYDEGDRQRAQRGGREKGEPSSAWKLTVVQSEGGYWKFVVEGMTLLLHWINENPQERKLPKRMEEEFDSYHRLLNITCLDFYRRRDANALVATVERIQELCINLKAHCSWGSAYEDLAKHPSISAFGRSAAFYREVKSKSEVGQVTPNMDSESRDDFWFGKDTAAWLDRMVIRYETVTFRTPKSETAIQHHFRWELDESRWYPDGRRRKSFLSMESMPLGTVRHVGERLFSWDDRDSAFSTISKWVSYYEKMSGYHRVKLAKTCWAKPISPKHYRVQLKSMELEMRAIVILWKRCFWSGLIMCLNVTISQTMQT
- a CDS encoding hypothetical protein (EggNog:ENOG503NYYT; COG:I), producing the protein MLYQLFSSVVDYATYYQAVKSLTAHGHEAVGVVSVPSPSPGLDKGVCDPLTLDSFLQVVGIHVNCLRPKDVGQVFMCTAIEEILLSPTYAQSSTGWNVYTRYDAASEGEMTNDIMVYDAQTNALAVAIMGATFKSVSLKSLERILSRLNDTPHSVVHKPRPIQPVQPMQATLPPTTPTPQQEDKHMVKITPSQPSTEPHDVSQMLSSIIEMPADEITSKSTLVELGIDSLLASDVLVEIKSLFGVKFSQAEPLACANVDDLVRLVQADSTASASPQSASKVLRYDSFNTVNSEPAISSGLSDYGTDSHDSSCPADFTDDDGTSSSESDHADMDKLTDVGNTVTYTQHARDTRFSGFCNDVYPIQSRLVTQYVVAAFADLGCDLSVLVSGSTVPFITRFEPRHKMVGEQLYRILEDSKLIVRDGQNNYRRTSVPLDKSSAFDLHAVMLSQYPQHASETKLLHATSSRLSACLTSAANPIDILFGSAAARALLEDVYLNAPMFRTGTLVLVDVISSLVQTSTRKTIRILEIGARTGGTTRPLLQALSQMERPDMKIKYTFTDLSPSLVAAAKRKFTSLAASNARPERLKMEMRFTTLDIESADTKHNEHYDVILSTNCIHVTKDLVISTGNIRKLLDPVEGGLLCLVELTRNLFWFDLVFGLLEGWSRFNDGRKHALADKLIWERCLKQAGFASVNWSDDGTKEGEILRVITARALPQSQPSPEETKMETMCFKSIDGVDLMADIHYPPSDTVSSTTPRPIAIALMIHGGGHIMLSRADIRPKQTDLLLSKGFIPISIDYRLCLETTLEQGPMSDAAAALAWVRKTLPSLPLARKDIHLDGEKVVAVGWNTGGLLAMSLAWKSADFDIRPPEVVLAFYSPSDYGDPFWTRPNIPEGSEKVFPVEADLDSMVFDRRPITAYNRIGSGGG